The genomic segment CACATCATGATGTTGTTATTAAGGCCAGAAAACTTCAGGTGGGTTTGGAATTTAtagaatattattattattgaaaatGGGTGGGAGGGGGGAAATTTTGGTCGCTCTGCTTTCTATTTCACTCTGTTTTACTCTGTTTGCTTCAGGGAATTTTCGAGCAAAGGTTTGCAAAGATGCCAGACGAACACGTGGAAGTGACCTCACAAGCAGGTGGCAGTCTGGAGAAACCAGAGTCTGCAGAGGAGCGTACCACCCGACTTGCTGAGTTGCAAGAACAGGTGGGTGCAGATCAGGTGGGTTGCTGCACAGATGTTTGCCTCATGTATTATTACTAGGTGCTATGAAAAAGTTGTGCAACACATAGCAAAACAAAGCTCATATCTGATTTAAGTTTGTCCACTGTGCACAAGGAAGTAGTCTCCTTGGATAGCACCATTTCCAGAGTTGCTTCTACTTTTAGATTTTCCTTTGTGATCTAGTGCACATCAGTGTGCAATCTCCTTCACCCCACCACGACTATAACCCTTacattgcattttattttgaggAATTAAACACTTTAGAGAGCAAAATGGCAAGCTGGGCTGGCAATACACTTGCCTTTTTGATCCACAGTTCAAGTCATTTGTGCCAAATATACCACCTTCACAGCTTGCTCTTATTCTGAAAACTGCTGTCTGGTTTCTGAGCTAAAAGTTGCTGTGTGTTCAACTTTCCAAGGTCTGCTGGAAGGCTACTTCCAGGGAGCATGGGTGTTAACTGTGTATTGAACATTCCTACTGATTCATCATTCTCAGGAATACAAGACTTCTAATTTTTGTGGCACGTTTCTTCCCAGCTTAAAGCTGTTCATGGACAGCTTGCTGCTCTGTCTGAAGCCCCTGTGAGTaaaccaaagaagaaaaaagaaaatgacaaaaaagacaACAGCCGACAAAATGTAGGAGTAATGAATTCCAGATGTACATCAAATTCCTGTGCTAGGTATGATGTTTTGTTTAGCTCatgaactttttttattttgtggtaTTACTTTTTAACAGAGATTTTCACTGCTTTGTCTTTTTGATAGATATTCATGGAAAGGGAGCAATGAATGGGAGTCAGAGGATGAATCTTTGCCAATGACTTACGATGAAAAGCACCAGCTAAGCCTGGACATTAACCGGTTACCTGGCATGAAACTGGGCCACGTGGTGCACATCATTCAGAGCCGGGAGCCCTCGGTGTGCAACACCAACCCAGATGAAATCGAGATTGACTTTGAGACGCTAAAGCCATCCACTCTGCGTGCTCTGGAGCAATATGTCAAGTCATGTCTCTGTAAGAAGTTTAAGAAATTTCAAAGTAAGTACCAAGCACAGACTCACTTGAATTCATTTGACATTAAGGCGCAAATCACCCATAGATTTTCCCTGCTATCACCATCTGTAGCATTTAATCGATGATGCCGCCTCTTTTACTCCCCTTCATCCAGAGAAAAGCCGTCAAACTCCATCTCAtcgcaccaccaccaccagcagcagcagcagcagcagcagttcttCAGATTCTGCCAACACCAGCTTCACTGACTCTAGCACAGAAGACAGTGACTCATGATCACtgtattgattttatttatttttgctattATGACCAAAAGACATTTTGTCAAATGTATTAAACCTCTCTATTTTGTTACCTGTTCattatgtttaaaataaaaattcgcACTGAAAATGTTTGTACTGTATTTTAAATAACGATCTCTCTGGTGTTTATCAGACTATAAATCTGCAGCAGAGCCGGTTGGCATTCTGCTTGGGTAAGAGTAGATTTCATTACATCAGTTTCAGACGATAACGTCTTTGATTGACCATTATGCcatctttttttacatttatttttttcctttgctgatTTGGAAATATTTCAATTTATATTACTAATATTAAGTGCTGTAACTAAATTGTTTCTTAACCATTTATTGACCAAGATTTATACAGGCATGGTGGACTTATTTTGGCTGTCAAATCAAACACAGTAACCATTTGAATTTTCTTAAAAGCCCACGAAATGGTTGAGAAGTACAGTAATGTGAAGTGCACATGGTAACATCTAGGCAGATATCCCCATAaagcttttctactcttctttATGAAATCACTGGAATTTTGTCTTTTCACCACAAACGGTAATGGAGTTACGATCATTTAAAAGTGCCTGTAAAATGGGCCCATGGTAAATAAAGGGTTAATTTAGcactaaatgcatttaggtgTACCATGCAAGAATAATGCACGTTACATAAGACTGATGAATTATCAGGTCTTAAtagttttcttatttttattctgtATGAACATGAAATTGAGCAGCAGAGGCCAAGAACATTATGAAACACTGCAGTTTGCTTTGGGGAACAGTCCAAACAGTGGGAATGTAATTTCCCATGaacaaatcacactataaaaaaTGCTTTCCAGGAACCTTAATAACAAATTTTAGAGATTTTCGTGATGGCAAACAGATGTAATGGAGAGTTGATTGCGTGGAATATGAACAGTGCTCGTTGTTACATACTGATTTGTTTTCAGCTTCCATTCCTGTAGTAACTAGTTCgtttttatatatttctttGTTCTATATGAACTAAATCAGAATACCTGAAAATAACACCTGTCTGCTTCctaatattttctttcttttaatattagacaaagatcaCCAGAGTAAAAccaaaaatcagtttttaaattgtgaatgtatttattaaggaaaaaaaatctatccaaacctacctggaaAAAGTATTTGCACCTAACATCACgttgtgccacccttggcagcaagaactgcaattaAGCATTTCTAATAACTGGTGATGAGTCTGTAACaccactgtggaggaattttagcTCACTCTTCCTATGCAGAATTGTTTTTAGTTCAGTCACATTGGAGTTTTTGCAAGCATAAATGACCTGTTTAATGTAATACCAAAGCAACTCAGTCAAATTTAAGTCCAAAGTTGGATTAAgttggatattttttttattgagccAGTCAGAGGTGGATTGTTCTACTGTGTAACCCAGGTGCACTGAAGGGAACAACAGAAAGCTGGACGTTCTCCATCAGGATTTTGTGGTAGAAACATAAATTCTGCTCTCTATAAATTACAGCAAACTGTCCAGATCCTGAAGCAGCAACGAAGCTTCAGACTATCACACtacctccaccatgtttgattttgtgtttggaGTTCTTTGTATAAAATGCTGTTAGTTTTACACCAGATTAACAAATACTTGCACTTTGGTGTCGTCCATCCACAGAATAatttcccaaaagtcttggtGATAGAAATATGTTTTGGGAAACGTAAAGcgagcctttgtgttctttttgttcagcagtggttttcatcTTGGAACTCTCCCATtaatgccatttttgcccagtctctttcttactgAATCATGAACGCTGACTTTAATTGAAGCAAGTGAGGTCTGCAGCTCTGTGACACTCTTTAGGCCTCCTGTCTGTGGCTGTGGAGATAGCACAGGTTGTCTACTAATTAAAAGGTTGGTGGCACTATAGAAGAACCAGTCTATTTACCATttctgggaaggttcaccactgttccaagttttccttatttgtggataatggctctcactgagGTTTACTGGGGTCCCAAAACCTCAGTGGCATCAGTGTTTTGCTTGAGGTTtgtattttggctttttttctgtctcctgGGTTCTTGggttaggtttttttttccacaaaaaaaaaaaatcttacaaaGCTTAAAAACCCCTTCAGAGTGGATGGGAAATGTTTATAACATTGTCAGGAAACAGCTAACAGTGAAAGAAAGCTGCCTAAAACATTAGCTCTACTTCCATCTGAACGTACAGCTGCTTTGCAAAATTGGCACAAGCCCAGTGCTGCCCGGTTTGAACAGCTGGTGCTTGCACCAGATTACACTCATCAAATCTCAGTGCAACTTTCAACATACATCAGAATGACAGGATATATGGAGTTGGGAAGGTTTGTGTGAGAAGCCTTTGGAAGCAAAGCAAagcttactggcagaaaatataaataaaaaatgtgcaaagtaTACCTGTGGCTCAGTTATTGAACTCACCAGTAGATGGCCATCATGTGCCATCTTaatctttattctttttttccttgcttTCGATTTTGACAGTGTAAGTCTGTTTGTCATTTCATAGAAGAACGTTTATCTGATTTGTAAAAATCAGAAAACCactaaaatgatttaaaagaatGCAGACCCctttttgtaaaaaatgttaagTTCTCCACTTGTATGTATCAGTTGTGTACTAGTGCTGGAGaggtttgtggtgtttgtgaggCCATTCATCAtttagccttttctttttttctctctctgccacACCAGCCTGCTGTCCTTGCAGTGTGCATGTTGCTGGGTGATGTGATCTTTGTGACCTGCATTCCTGTCATGCCACATGCAACATACCATCCAGCAGCACTCAGCAACCTCAGGGCATGATTGATCAATGCCACAGCTCCAGTGACAACTAGTCATTTCTGCCACTTCTGGCCATCACTCAGTGCATGAATATAGTGTTAAGAAGACCACACACGTGCATCTCTACAAACACATTGCACAGTTCGCTTGATTAATGGTTgtctggttttcttttttttctttccctaccCTTCTTCTTTTTATCACCTTGTAGAAAACCCAGTAGAAATTAATACAAGTGAATGATTGTGGTTTCATATCAATGTCAGTTTGAATGAACTGTACAGACTGAGTTTCATATGCATCCACTTTTGTTTGGTAAACGATTTATGCTAATGTGACATATACCATAATTGCAAATTAGCAGATGATGTTCTTATAGTGTGAGCCtcttttttgtaatatatctTCAATTTGTAACAAACTTTATGATTCTAGTTAATCTATTCAAAACCATTACTTACCCAGCGAAATATTTTGCTGAGCATGATATTTTTGCAGTACTGCACTGCATTAAACTCACACGCCATGTATTATCTTGCACTATATCGTTGTGCTTTCTATCACGATAAGCATGATCGTGCTAAGGTTCACGTGCCTTACTCGAAGGTACTCCAGTAGCACCTGTGCAAGGAGAAGGCCTGTTTTGTTATTACACAGACGTCAAGCTTAATTGTTTGTGGCATTTTTAGATTACTGCAACTTTAGCTAGCACATGCATCCacttcatgattttttttatatcctGCATGTGCCTTTCTTAAATGTTATGTTACGAAATGCAtggggaacacacacacacaaaagaaaaagccaTAACTGGATGTTCCAGCAGGTTTCACTGAAATGTGCTGACCTTTATTTATCTGTCTGGATTGGATTTTAGATATGTTCTTTTCTTCTATCTCTGTAAAAGATCACATATTGCCATAAGTGAACTTTaagaagtaaaactgaaaaattccTCCAAAATTaagcctttttttcttcttctcagaATCAATGCCAGGACTCCATTTGTcttgctttttttctctctctggaaTTTGAGAAAGCATAGCAACACTGTCCTCCACATAAAAAATGCCCTGCTTAAAGATTTATAGGCCATATTTTAGGCTGATGGAACTGTTCAAACAGTCCTTAAAGGTTAAGTGATCTCGTGGCTCGGAACCCAAAGGCCAAACTCAAAGACCATTTGTGCATCACAGAATGAATTTTACAAAGCATATTATCAGCGTCCAGTTTTGTTGCTCATATAGTTTTATATGGACTGTGTTGTATACAAGATTACAACGCTTTGTCTGAGCGAAGTAAGATGGGGGCAAACTACTAAATGCAGATCTGGTATAATGGTATAGTGCGAAGCAAAGTGTTTCACATTAACACTCAgtcttatatttttttctgctgatgCTTCTTGCAGATAGGAAGTACATCAAAGAAAGTGCTTTTAAGATCAGAAAACCACAAAGTATGAAATCTCCAAATGTCCACTGAGTACATATATTTGCTCTTTAGAAAGGATAGCAGGTTTTAAAGAGGGCAGCAGAACCTCATCTTCACAGAGCCTTTTCTCGCTCCAAAAAAGGCGCAGTACTACTGAGGCTTATCCTCCACATAGGCCATCTTGCCTGCCTTTTCATATCAGTGCAATGTCTGCAACCAGAAGGAGATGTTTCTCTGTTTAGTTGTGAAAGATGTTCAATTAATTCAGTATTAATCAAACACTGATGTCTCAAGCAGGGTAGCTGTTCCCTTGGGGATAGCATAACTTGTGATGCATTATTTTATTAGAAATGCGGTCTGCACATACACTGTATATAGAAGATGTAGAAGAATGTGTGCCTTGAGCTTATATATCCTGTTGCAAAAGAGCCTTTCCACTCATTTGATCTAGCAAAAAGATGTTTGATCTATACATGATGTGTTCCTGAAGTTCACAGTTGTGGTCAGGAGCTTACttacactcatcatgggcatgaatgtcattGTAATTTGGGATTTTTAACGGTTTCTCAACTGTTCTTTATCCAGGGCGGAATGgttgtacagcatacatctttaattactttaaaaaaacaagaactgggtAAACAGTTTGAATTTCTTTTGGATTTATTTTAGGATGTATTACCACTTTGCCAAAATCTGGAAGAAGTCCCAAACTGTTACActcagatgagaggaaattggTTAGGATCTTCAGTAACAAATCAGGGATTGTAAAAGTCTTAAGTGtgccatgaactggaaactACTGGAACACCAGCAACAGTGTCCAGAGTCAAGCAAGTTTTACATTGCCATGAACTAAGAAGATGGTGACCAAGAAAGAAGCCCTTATTCTTAAATCAACACCTTGAAGCCtgactgaaatttgcagctgcccACATAGACCAACTAAATGCCTTCTGGATAACATTTTTATGGTCAGACAAGACAAAGATTGGCCACAGTGTCAAGAGATATGTGTAGAGAACTAAGGTGAAGCTTTCAAATCTAAGAACACTGTAACAGCTGTCGAACATGGTGGTGATAGCGTCCTCCTTTGGTGCTATTTTAATGCCGTTGGTAATGGTACAATACAGCAAGTGAATGGAATAATGAAAGAAGAATACCTTCTTGAActttaattaaagcaacaataGGACAATGATTCCAAACGCACATCAGAACTGGTTTTTGTAAGCAGGATAACACTAAGCTTCTGACATGTCCTTCCTAAAGGCCTGACCTCAACCCCCTGAAAATTTGTAGAACCAGCTAATTTAAATTAACTTTACCAATTCGGCCAAGAAGAGTGGTCAAATATCCAGTCAGAGTTATGCCACAAACTTGTTCATGGTAACCAAAACCATCTGGTTGAGGTGCAGCTTGCTAAGGGACATTTAACCAGGTGGGAAGATGTGTATTTACTTGAGCctgtatgtatacttttgaACCTGTTTGGTTTAGATAAAGTCCAACATACATTTAAACTTATACACTCaattcttgtctttttttaagtCATAAAAGATATATGCTGTACAACTATTctattgtagaaaaataacaGTTCAAAGCAATCATTAAAAGcaaaaattaccatgacattcatgcttATGATGAGTATATCAAAACCTTTGATGACAATTGTATATTTTCATGTCATGAAACATCTTGCAAAACAAATTTATACAAACATTTTGTTATTCAAAGATTGAAATGAAATACAAGGCAGTTTAGTGCAGGCAACAATGGGTCATTTTCAGGACTTTGGTAAAGTTTGCAGTACTGATCTATGGTTGACTGTTTCAGAGCAGCTGTGGTGTTCATGGTCAACGTAACGGGGTAACAGTCATAAATTACCAATTTTAAACTGGTGATTTACTCACTGAATTCTACAGATACACTAGCTTTATGCAGTGTAGGGGTTATAATTTTGTTAAATTCAGCTGTCTGAATGCACGATGAGAAGTGAATTTCAGAGCAGTACCAGCATAGCCTGTACAGAAAGAAAAGTCTACTGGATTACACAAGACAAATTATTATGACTTATGTCTAATTAATTCTTTTCCACACACTACACTGCTACACCCGATCGTAGGGTCCTCCACATGCTAAATCTCACTTCAAGGTTCAGTTAGTTTTgcacaaaaaaatgaatgtcTTCCAAAGAgctattttttaacttttatacctttttgtgcatttttattctctgagtacatttcagagcctctactttttcacttttacttaagagtaaagaagttgaatcagtactaCCAGATTATTTTTCACccaaatatctgtacttctaccTGTACTTAAGtgacaaatgtttttatttttgccattCCTGGACTTCATTAACCAATAAGTGATGGCTCTGTGGATATGTCCATGTTTTTTAATACAGTCTATGGAGCTGCAGCTACCATGGGAATGTTTGATATCTCCATTAATCTGTGAACAGTCAAAGCCCTTGTGTCACTTTATGAGGTAAACATGGCTGCAGATGGAAGAAAGGTGAAGCTTATAAAGTCCCGACAGGGAGCTAGATGACAAGAAGATGGTGGGTTTCTGTGAAAGGTTCTGTTTAGCTGCTCTTTGTTAGTAAATATTCTGTCCATGTCAGCCTTTACTGCTACCTTTCAGGGCGCCATGCATAGTACAGGCGGAGAATACTATGAGAATTCACTACCTTCTCCAAATTCttaaacaaacaggaaacacataacTTGCTCTGGTGGTACATTTGCAGTGCCTTAAACTGCTCACTTGCACAGAATTTGctgtattaaaaaagaaaaaaaaaagtcatctcAAGCCTTCTGAAAACCAAAGCCTTCCCCGGTTTCTATATGGGTGATTTAAGATCGTATGGGTCAGCAGCTGTGCAATCTTTAAAATCTTTCAATTTCAAAAGGAGCACCAGAAATCAGGTTTTGCTCTGCTTCTCTCATATATGCCCAGAGACAAATTGGCTAAATGTGTTATGTCCCTGTGGGAATCTGGAGGTGGGAAGGTGCACTGATGACTGAGCTGATAAAGTAATGAGACATGACAAAGGGGGTTTAACAAGAAACAGGTGGCATATTGAGGTTGGTGACAATTAAGAGATTAATTGACCAACTGTGATTATTTTATTAACAGAAGATGACATTGGCGAACATTGCAGTAGAGTGGGAGGATATGGAAATGAGAAAGGTAAGTGCCCAATTAAAGAAAGGAGCAAAATCAAACCCAAAATATATATCAAATGACAAATCATAACCAaaacattgtttgtttgtttttatttctgtgaaataataaaacatattgACGTGATAGTACAAGACTGAATTGCTAACTTAAACATGCATGACCATACTTTGCATTTGCTTTGACTCCAACAGCTCTTGAGGGGGACACATCTGTCTCTTTGCCAGGTTAAAGGTTTACTATGCACACAAActgctgtctttcttttcttgttggTGAGAAAAGCTGCCCACTGTGTCTGGAAACAGAACCGATGAGATTGGTTAGTAGCAAGCATGTCGTCTCATTTTATGGAGGTGAGGCCATCACTCTTTGTAAAACTGAGGAAAGCCGTATCCACCAGCAAATCAGTTTTTGTCTGTCGACTGTGAAAGGCTATAGAACAGTTAGCCAAAATGCATGCTACCAGGATCCTGAAACTGGAGTACTCAAAATTTAATTTGCTGTCTGTGTTTACATCTGTGCTGGATTTTAAATACAATGTTCTGGTCATTTCCAATCTGGTCATTTCCAAGTACTGTGAACTctgttttaaacacattttattgcattcccAGAAACAAGAGGTAACCTATTACTGAACAAGTTATGACAAGCCAACTGCATTTTTCAGCCTTGAGCATTTGCAATCATGGTACATGTGGTTTGTAGTGGTAGGTGTGTgggttttataaataaatataattaatcGTAGTTTTACTTTAAACTAATCCGCTGTTGTTTTGTAGAATCAGAAGTCGCCCTTTTACAAACAGCTAGATGTTGTTTGAGGATGACTGTAGACTGTGGCTAATGGAATGAAAAAATAGCAAAACTGCATTGTAGGTAATTGATTCTTCTTTTGATTATAGACACACGGTCACCAAAAATCAGcctttttaataaaacaaacagatgtTCTTAATGGTTTCTCCTGACATTTACTCAGAGAAACTACTTCATAACTTCATAACTTAAGAAGATCATATTAACTAAACTGACATATTATTTAAATTGAGGAATAATGTTAATATGCACACACTAACACTCCTGTGCAGCAAATTAGAGATAATTATAGCCTCTTGCTTTTTTAGGAGTATGTTTTCTTCTTCAATTACACAGATACTGTGAGTTTCTGTCTTGCAAAGTGTCAAATACCACAGAATTACTGCATCAGAATATCATCAGTGTGCTATTGTGAGGTAATGTGTGATTCCCACCTCTAGTGGATACTGACAATAATCCAGCAAATAAAATTTTCCCTCAATTACTTTAATTTACTAAAGTACATAACCCGAGCTCATCCGCTTTTCATGTTGAAGTGTTCTTAGGCAGTGAACACTAAAAAATGTCTCCAATGTGTGTCAAGCTGAATGACACTGTATGCATGCAATAAAACAGGGCTTTCTGGAAGGATGACGGTGGCTTGCTTTGAATGGCGGCTATAACTAGAGGAGCATTAAACAACATGcaatccatttaccatttagttaGTTATTAGTTCCCAAATCAAGGTGTGATAAGGCGTGATAACAACTTAATTTTACACCGAATTTTAAACAATTTCACACAGAAATTTCTCATCCgtgggataataaaggtttattctattctattctattctataagcTCCCTAGAGTGAGTACAAACTTCCTTACCAAAGGTTTACATATTATTTCCTCTTTGACCTCTAACCACTCTCAGTTAATGTTTAGATTCTGTGGAGGTGTGGGGAAGAAAAAGAGCTTGCTTCTTTGTTTATCTTTATTTCACTATAAAACAACTTGTATATTTAATTACTAATTAAACATATAAAGGCATTAAGTGCTTTTGGCTTGAGAAGCTGGGAAATGCTGTCTGAAAACCTCTGACCTAATTGTCTATAAAAATGGCTCCACCACAAAAGCCTGCGTTGGTACTGCTTTTGTTCATGCATCGGTATTCACAGTCTAAAAATGTAGCTAATACCACCAGCCACAGGAACTAAGCAAGAGCGTGAGAGACCCCACTGCTATGGACATAAATATAAACTTTTATGCCTAGTTCCCTTAAAGTGTAACCCTTTCCCAGGCAGGGTAGTCATGtccctttgttttcttcttgtaaAAACAGTTTTCTGGATCACTCTTAGTCTGCCCCCTCACCCTAGACTACTCTGTCTTAGAAGAC from the Oreochromis niloticus isolate F11D_XX linkage group LG7, O_niloticus_UMD_NMBU, whole genome shotgun sequence genome contains:
- the LOC100707428 gene encoding bromodomain-containing protein 3 isoform X4; this encodes MDMGTIKKRLENNYYWSASECLQDFNTMFTNCYIYNKPTDDIVLMALALEKIYLQKVAQMPQSEVEIVPHAAKGKGKKSSTPESRKKRESSSRAKSDFEEESSQQNTEPCGLSEQLKYCNHILKEMLSKKHSAYAWPFYKPVDAEALQLHDYHDIIKYPMDLSTVKKKMDAGEYQDAQAFAADVRLIFSNCYKYNPAHHDVVIKARKLQGIFEQRFAKMPDEHVEVTSQAGGSLEKPESAEERTTRLAELQEQVGADQLKAVHGQLAALSEAPVSKPKKKKENDKKDNSRQNVGVMNSRCTSNSCARYSWKGSNEWESEDESLPMTYDEKHQLSLDINRLPGMKLGHVVHIIQSREPSVCNTNPDEIEIDFETLKPSTLRALEQYVKSCLCKKFKKFQKKSRQTPSHRTTTTSSSSSSSSSSDSANTSFTDSSTEDSDS
- the LOC100707428 gene encoding bromodomain-containing protein 3 isoform X3 yields the protein MLSKIFFCFSSLLFLFLILTHNPHTTDYHKIITSPMDMGTIKKRLENNYYWSASECLQDFNTMFTNCYIYNKPTDDIVLMALALEKIYLQKVAQMPQSEVEIVPHAAKGKGKKSSTPESRKKRESSSRAKSDFEEESSQQNTEPCGLSEQLKYCNHILKEMLSKKHSAYAWPFYKPVDAEALQLHDYHDIIKYPMDLSTVKKKMDAGEYQDAQAFAADVRLIFSNCYKYNPAHHDVVIKARKLQGIFEQRFAKMPDEHVEVTSQAGGSLEKPESAEERTTRLAELQEQVGADQLKAVHGQLAALSEAPVSKPKKKKENDKKDNSRQNVGVMNSRCTSNSCARYSWKGSNEWESEDESLPMTYDEKHQLSLDINRLPGMKLGHVVHIIQSREPSVCNTNPDEIEIDFETLKPSTLRALEQYVKSCLCKKFKKFQKKSRQTPSHRTTTTSSSSSSSSSSDSANTSFTDSSTEDSDS